The genomic DNA aaatattatatattagtaaaatttgtttacttCTTAAATCAAGCAAAAGGTAAACACATTTTCTATAGATTTGTTCTAATTTCTCTACCACAGTCTCTACTCTACCCACTACACAGAATATATCTGAGGAAGTCTCAAACTCTCAAATTAAACATCCTGATGATGAAGAACCCGATACACCGCCCAAGGAACAAAATGTAAAACTCTCACAGGCGATGGGACctcctaaacctaaaaaaatggtgaaaaaacAAGCAGATCCAGAAATGACTGATGCAGTCGGTCAGTTAAATAGAATTGCTGAATATGTATCACAGGTAAAACTGTACGACGAATTTGGGAAGTATGTAGCTGCAGAGCTTTGTCAACTGCCGCAACGTCAGGCTATTTTATTGCAGCAAGAAATTCAGAATTCTATTACATGTGTACAGCTAATCTGTTTAGAAaacaataaccaaataaatacttactACGGAGAACCCCTTCAACTGCAAACTTCTCCACCGTTATCCTCCCCAAGTGATCCCAGCCCTGCCTCAACCACATATGAAACACATATCCAAATCCAAAATAACGAAGATAACGGATATGGTCACGATGTTCTTCATCAAGCacttataaatacattttcggCACAATTTTAATTcctaatgaataaataatattttttataaataagtaacttGTTTCTTAAACAGTgtgtgaaaaataaattgattattaaGTTATGCCTACCTTTAAATATGGCTTTAGAATCTGACAAATTGCTGCAAGTACTTCGGGTATAAACAGTGACATTGTACATTCAGGCACTCGGAATAAGTATTCTAGTGATTTAAACGAATCACCAGTTGCCAAAAAGGGCAGGATTATTTCTAGTTTTGTAGCAATTGGTATCGCCATcctcatttttgtattttttttgcgGATTGTTTCGTCAAccatttgtaataaattattaaactgtTCATTTCTCATTCTCAAAACATTCCTGTACGCCACAGGATTCTCATCCTTTAattgtttcaataaaatattagaagccCCATATGTGTCGCGTTTTGAAATCCAATTCCTGACCCGCACCCGTcttgcttttctttttttctggtttaacTTTTCTTGTAGTTTTTTCCGAATTAAAAGGCTTACAACAATAATTCCTGCACGCACTTTATCCGCCATTTTATCCAACTAGTACTAGTCCTGTTTTAATTTACACATAGCGTTTTCACTCGCCAGAGAGAGAAATCGCGAGCGACTGAGCGAGTAGCGAGAAAAGTAGGCCAGTGTTCAACTTTACTCGCTGGGAAAAAGCGAGCCGCGAGTTTACTAGCAGCCGCGATTACATTTGACGACTTTTATAGCAGCAAGTAAATTCGTCGGCGACTGGCTAGTAATCTCGCCCTGTGCACAGAATAAACGGTCTCATCGTTTATTCTGTGCCCTGTGTAATATATGCTTTTGAATTAACAGTCCTGAAGAATGAGACGCAGGTAGTCTAATCCAGGAtggattattatatattttaaaatacaataaacaacTGTATGTTGTTTTCCATAAAATCGTAATATTTTGTATCGATCTACCTACCAAGCACTAGGTATGAAAACATCGATGTTTTCATACATCGATACAACGGTCTAAAGTGTAAAGCCATTTGCCTTTTTTTTGTGACCAATCAGCTGATTTTGTTACTCATTTTTACAATAGTTTATAAacagaaaatgtttttattttaatactttagGTCAAAATGTCAGCCttgtttatgaaataaaaattttttcctttagGAAATTTTATGAGCATGTCTCTTAAATAATAGGCTTACGTTAATCCTTTGCAAGTGATAAGATAGGGGTTAATAATAAATCAAGGCAGAGGAAGAACAAAGCAAAGCAGCTGTTATGGCTTCGATAAACACTACTCCCTTGCTGCAAGAAATCGACTCAGAGTTAGAAGAGAATGATATCCATGAATCTCTTGCTATAAAAGACAACAAACCACTGTTTAAGCCTATTGAACCAAAGGACAAATTTTACACTGTTTACTTCATCTTCTACTTATTAGGAATTGTCACCCTTCTGCCATGGAACTTTTATGTTACAGCAAACGACGTAAGTTCTTATATTGTTCTTTCtctttgtttttagaaaataattttttaataataattttagtactgGATGTACAAATTCCGAGACACAGACATTCATAATAATACTGTCAAAGGTAGTGAGGTCAAAGACAAGACTCCTTTGCAAGCAGAATTTACGTCCTATATCAGTGTAGCTTCTGCTGTTCCGAACTTGgtgtttttggttttaaatgcCGCTATCGCTCACAGGtaaagtataataattattttatcaataggATTTATCAACAtttctgaagatttttttttttactgtggAAAGCATTTATTGATCCCACAAACCATTACcaattaaagttgaaaaagtagtccatacttgcagtagagttaatatgtcaaagggtaactaaaatagtttcggtcatcctccactaaatttattttggcCAAACCCGTAGAAAATTCTCCACTTGTGTTACTGAACATTGTAAAGAGATCGAAAAGGCTACAAAATGCAATCTTTGCCCTTCAAATATTAAATCCAATTTTGCTAGACACATACATCTCAATAACCATAACCTCGATCCTCTTTTAGacaccaaatatttacatttctgcCATAAAGGTAATAAACTgcatttacttgaaattttagaaataaatagagCTATACAAAATAGTAATACTACATGTGTCAATGATCAAATAAATCATTCAtccacaaatttttttaattcattaaattttaatgctaatttaTAACGCCTTTTCTTTCTCTCATATTAGagtcaaaacattttatttataagtatcatTTCTAGTACCGCCTTAACATAGtctaattttacaaattacaggtaccatattttaaatagggTGCACCCtatcttttgaaaatgtatatGTTTCCTTtgttcttaattcttgttgacaTAACAATTATCCTAGTGTGgtaattatgtgattttaatgtttgtgtagACCCTGTTTAGTCACTTTCTCGTGCATCTTAATAtgccctttttatttattgttagtaaTTTTAACCTTTGAACTTGCCAGAAGCACTGTGGCTTTTTATGTGTTGTGATGAAAACCCTCTTTgtatatccctgatgatggacatcttatatgtccgaaacatataGGATAactggtttttcaaaaaaatttagtcAAGTATGACCAAAACtatctgtaaatattttcaCTCAAGAAGCAATTTATATTCCTGAAAATGTTAGATGCTGTAAGCACcatgtttgaattttattgattgtaaaattcgtttctgaaaATATTGGGCCAAGGTCAATAACTATGCAGAGTTATATTGCGCAGGATGTGACACAATTTTTCAACATTCTGTATAATCCCCATCCAAATGATTGCTATAGTGAATTCAACATGCTGTCCGTTTTGTGCGTCCATGTTGTCACAAAAGTTcgaatttttgtgttttgtgttgTCAATCATATTCAGTTCATAAGCACAGACCTTAAACCCGAAAAGACCTTAAACCCAACCTTGTTGCTCCAGGTGGAgttatatttgatatttttgggcCCTATTTTGATTCGCGGAACAACGATGCCGAACTTTGAGAACGGTTACATTATGTTGGTGGACAGATGCTACCATGCAGTAGCATTATGGTCCATGATGCTACACAACTTCTTCAAATACTTGGCATCCAATGTAGAATTATTGGAGAAGATGACTATAACAAACTTCAAATTGATGAGCATATGAATGAACCTGGCTTCTTAAGGTTTACTCAAGATTTAGAATCTTTATGGAGCATCAGGTTTTTATGTCAATTTAAAACAATGATGAAAAAGGCGAAAATGATCCTGTTACTGAATATTAATGCACCTGTCAATCCAATGCTTGAACTCTCAGTACTTGTGCTTATCTAGCCAATATTGTATGGTTTCTGGACTATACAAGACATAATCCAACTATGTGGACGATTCCTTAATAAATCCAACACTGGATGCAGCTGGCAGTAGTAACATACCTgcatagatataaataattctaaaaattttcacaaaaataaaagcaaGTATAAATTAGTAGTATAGTTCAAATgtagcaattttaataaatgttgagGTTCTACGCATAGCTGTACATAAGCCGTTCTCAAATAATATAACAGTCAGTCAGTCActgaaattttgagaaaaaactaCATATTGCAAAATTGTTTTGATCTATAATatctttatctttattatttcttaaattattatattgattgtcatttaataatatttaattatatattctgACTCATATTGCTTAGCTTACATAAGAAAATCAGATTGGATCATTAttacgcatttttttttcaaaactgtcTCTTTTGTTATTATgaataatacacaattgttTTTGGTTGCCTCATCCTGggtcattaatattattagcaTTGTAAACAAGTGATGCAGGCCTATAGTTTATGGGTTAAATGTTCgaataacagtaataataataataaatcgtctttgTTTAGAAAAATTGCAATACTCTgcaaattgaaacaaaaaaaactaagtatAATATGGCAAAAGGCGAAGTCGGCCCTTAAGGTCACTCTACTTAACCTCTAGTTAATTAATTCAaagatgtaaaataaaaatatttaagttatttaacaCTTTGTCTTTGTGATGATGTCAACTCAGATAGACAAAGTGTTAGTCTTGAGGTGAACTAGTAACTAAGTAGAAGTCTAATGTCCTCTGGTAGgtggttaaagatttttataccttcataaaaaattgatctcTTTACCAAGGCAGATGTTGGAATGGGAAGCCGTAAATTATTCCGCTGGCGGGTGACATATCGTGGATTCTGTAGGACAAACCTGTATTGATGGGAGAAAATAAGGCATGCCACCTCCTGTATGTATAGGCAGTAGATTGTAAGAATGCCCTCCCTGATAAAATATGGTCGGCATGATTCCCTAGGTGATATCCCGCATATATAACGCACAGCACGTTTCTATAGAACAAACAATATCTGTAGAAGATAGTTGCTTGCACTACCCCAAAAGCAGACACCATACCTGAGATGGGACTCAATCAGGGAAAAGTACACGGCTCTCCCAATCCCCATGCCAAGCTCCCGACAGGCCACCCTAACAGCAAAACAACCCgcagaaaccctattgctgAGACTCCGTATATGGTCCTCAAACTTAAGCTCCTTGTCAATCaccagacccaaaaacttattgTTAGAATAAGGCGGGACAGGGCAGTTagcaataagaatattatcaagactacggttatttgtaaaacaaattaggTCTTCTCTGGATTTaatgatagtaaatttgccctgaACCACTCATATATAAGTTGAAGAACAGCCAACTATTCTCAAAGAGTCGGTATCATACCCATGCCAGAGAACGGTGGTGTCGTCAGCAAAGAGCGTGAATTTTCCCTGGATATTAAGTCGGATGAGGTCATTAATATATACGACAAAAAGTATTGGTCCTAGTACCGACCCCTGAGGTACTCCCTAGGCAACAGATTGATATTCAGAATACTCCGACCCCACACACACTCTCTGACGACGACCCTTCAGATATGAATCACACtttccaagaatctgaaaatggcatcctgcgtgcccttagatgactgaaatccatactgattaggggacagcacattgtatttggtcaaaaaagagacaattctcttttttgcaagccgctcaagaaccttggagagggtagacaaaattgatatgagacggaagttagagggtcggtccaagctaccacccttatgaagagggataatcatagcttcctttaaacaggatgggaactcaccctgaagaaatgactgattgattgcccaaaccaaagcacctaaagcgctcgcaggcagaagtgacagtagacgtgaagagataccatcggaacccgaagacctatgattcttcaagcactgaattgtttcatggacctcggtggcatctacagggtggaaaaagaatgattggttgatagcattccgattaagatacaacaatggatcgccgtcactgggaactgcttccagtaacttctcagcaatattagaaaaatagtcattgaaatcatcgggcccccaagtccgattcaaccaaccgccgacgagaagactgcctacattcgttaatgattaaccaactttccttctgtctgttaccggacgaattataatttttaatggtttattaGATTATTATTAACCCTATCGGTTGATATGAAATTAAACACGGTCAAtagtttcgattttttaaaactttatagtttttttaagaatttgagGTGTGTTGTTATTTAGTGTTTTGTTTTTCGAAGCAATATTTCCTGGAAGACTTgacttttttactttaaattgtacatccaactgcctggaagaaaaaaaaaatttcaagcaTTTAAAGCCAGATTTTCACACAAAGCAGATAAAACATTCTGTTTGTTTTTCTACGCAGTTGGacttgtttttcaatttttataagcAGTTTTGCCTGGAAAACTCgacttttattactttaaacgTGAGATgtaaatttttggttgaacttcaactataaatttCCGATAaatgttaattcttgttgatgaaaaacaatgtttttgcagaaaatatatattcaatatttaattttattatattgcatcatatggacgaaaaacagtgatttttcagaagaatttcatcaaatatttgaagtgtagtaatcaagtttaaaaactagatatgtaaatcccgtgtaaatatttttaaatgccgacaatttttcccttttgtaaatagaatcgtatatgatatacgtatattctacagtgtGATAAATATACGCCgtaataaatataaagccaaaaatttactaaaaaaatcattgaataattatatatatttaacgataataatatatgatgtgttgcttgggtgaTAACACAATgacatacaaataaaatcagCTTTTTGCTCTGCTTTATTTGGTCCAAATATATCGAAGACAGTgacaaatacaaaaatagtgcaagagaataaaaaacttaaatttcttgCCGGAattcatacagggtgttaaaaaaaagatctgatagaattataaaattgtagACGATTCTGTCAAAGATAACAGCCTGTATGCTGTAACCAACTATTTTGATTGACTTTATTGTAGAGATTCAAACAAATAAATgatcaatattgcggagggttatTGGGTGGGgtcaaccctccgcaatattgaagatattgggtcacaaacacgaaactgcAAATAAACAATTTCCTTGTTCCAATTATCCTGTGGCACTCTAActaattttctcttaatttcAGAGTCTCcgcaaataaaagaattttagcaTCTTTACTATTTATGTTGTTATTAATGCTGGTCACCCTTATCTTTGTTTTAATTGACACTGACAAATGTAAGTACTGGAAAAAACTCgagtaagtaaaattaaatagaatttatttaCCGATAACTTTTTTCAGGGCAACATGGTTTTTTTATGATCACATTGGGAATAGTTGTCTTACTCAACGGTCAGTGAACATCAACTACTTGATTTTAACTTTAGTTACATGTATGTTTCGTTTAGTTTGTAGCGCCGTCTTGTCAGGAAGTGTTTTTGGTATCGTGGGCAACTTTTCACCGGTTTACATAACGGCCGTCATCGGCGGTCAAGCCTTGGGAGGCATATTCGCCGCTTTAGCTGAAATCGTGTCCCTTGCATTGGGAGCTTCTTCTACGCACGCCGCTTtagtctattttattattggaaATGTTACGATTGTAATATCTGTTGTTTTATATATTGTGCTCACCAAGACTGTTTTTTATAAGGTAAGCTACATTGATGTACTGTTACGCTTTATGTCAACAAGacaaaattctttatattttaataattcgcACTAACTCTTGACAGAGTATTTAACAGGCATATTTTTTAGTATCATATCGAAGATAAATTTCTTAGTATCTCAGACTTTGGCAGCAGTTCATCCACTACTCAGCTTGTTTGCCATAGTGTGATTTTGAAGAAAGTTTGGATATACGGAGTATCCATGTTTTTAGTATTCTTCTTTTCTTTGAGCGTTTACCCTGGAGTTACGGTACTTATAGAATCTGAAGGAAGAGGTAGTGGAAATAAGTGGAatggtaaaataaatttttaaacaataaattatccAATTCAAATGTTATTATGTTTTTAGATGTGTTCTTTGTTCCTACTATAGCTTATCTCCTATTTAGTATTGGGGATTACGTGGGAAGAATTACAGCCGGAAGGCTTCAACAGGTTTGTTTTCCAAACTTTAAGAAATATTCTTTTGTTCTTTAACTTTGATATCTCTTTTAGCCTAAGAATGAAACCGTAGTGCTAATATTAAGCCTTGCCAGGTTTGT from Anthonomus grandis grandis chromosome 7, icAntGran1.3, whole genome shotgun sequence includes the following:
- the LOC126738358 gene encoding equilibrative nucleoside transporter 3-like; the protein is MASINTTPLLQEIDSELEENDIHESLAIKDNKPLFKPIEPKDKFYTVYFIFYLLGIVTLLPWNFYVTANDYWMYKFRDTDIHNNTVKGSEVKDKTPLQAEFTSYISVASAVPNLVFLVLNAAIAHRVSANKRILASLLFMLLLMLVTLIFVLIDTDKWQHGFFMITLGIVVLLNVCSAVLSGSVFGIVGNFSPVYITAVIGGQALGGIFAALAEIVSLALGASSTHAALVYFIIGNVTIVISVVLYIVLTKTVFYKYHIEDKFLSISDFGSSSSTTQLVCHSVILKKVWIYGVSMFLVFFFSLSVYPGVTVLIESEGRGSGNKWNDVFFVPTIAYLLFSIGDYVGRITAGRLQQPKNETVVLILSLARFVFIPLMMLCNAQPRHHHWDVVFNKDYEYIIILFLCALSNGYLANLTAILAPRKADDYEKETAAAIMTVFMGIGLALGSTLSLFMVKML